In a single window of the Carassius gibelio isolate Cgi1373 ecotype wild population from Czech Republic chromosome A12, carGib1.2-hapl.c, whole genome shotgun sequence genome:
- the LOC128025176 gene encoding trinucleotide repeat-containing gene 6B protein isoform X2, whose amino-acid sequence MEDKKRKKEDKRKREASQKVAEQKNKVPELTKPPSAQSPATPNSASPSPGPVPSSTPSTATPAAGALPQGGNNAKRPVVANGQPSPGTQNSQRYMPREVPPRFRCQQDHKVLLKRGQPPLSSMLLGGGNSGGDSPNETVASASDPSEGPVGPAAPSLPHTPSSSSIAASSNYANSMWGTSSGSQPLSQGREKVIVDRSDLEEWPSIAAGDGSKVMDTTGTGGADSSGILNCSTSWGERHLQQQGKVVGGGNGRKGVNSGSPSPPASSGSPNECMQSGSVWASSSHELIGGNAVAAGSLPPISKVAPLSVSSDSSLGVSCGIPGANFTPNANPSAWPALGQEGAGTVATEGGSSSLQSSSLSASNPLSVNQASHQHQLHQMQSRDREPPCGEWGGAALEPGAGPKNTGVAEGADMDSGSTGGADGSTSSSSSASSSLWKAQPFPAISKTGASRTESWEDGAGGSSVSAEGGKAWVITGQDDRGDLTGASAWGTASGGQTPGVSQGAWDGDHMLVGEWGASSGVGRVSNPGGKDGSSSNSSSSGSAGKPTTSSSTPSTMTRAWDNQKGVGDVGAGESSEWGGQGSRGGGGTSSSSGGGNSRSGNQRHGYHRSHQPPNPEVALQNLLSRSDLDPRVLSNSGWGQKQIRQNVAWDLEGGGGAAAPGGADSSPTMSAPAHAQPYSGSSGTTTTDLSSSSLLQGAALNANLNSNSILGPAAVSHGEVWDNSSSNTSSSLHARGPPPSGVNIQNPGVSQSVGGVGSSAGGQGKPSGGWGGTASSEGQAKSWDSEGHDWRGQSSSGGWGNFQTQGTPSTGGSGWGDIQEVKVTDSWKEKRQGDAGNWGTRGSSDWVENEPISCSGSWGDGKSGGGTSGDSEVGTWGNWDEEPARGSWGTGGTGVGREMGGKSHQGWGGKMHPSQMPNSQSASQKGPAQQQQQQSQPQSCQSVDTGAMQGGWGRAAGPSAQSQSSGWTSGPIPNISSSPIDNLEPSGWEEPSPQSINRKMEIDDGTSAWGDPSSYNKTVNLWDKNNAPSGQAQSVSPQQGPPTLQQQPPGRMLTGLGNRDMNLAHSTNKGPVVASSGWGGSGSPSSPCVDNGTAAWGKPTDAPTSLGNPDDTGKASSWGDPSPNPVKSGSKSMQDGWGEGEGSVSASRHSSWDEEEESGCVWNSTGSQGSSSSYNSGGWGAKKGNKGSLKGAGDSWMNPMTRQFSNMGILGEDHSGRSLDLAPGPPQDKKMEAEKRGMGLNEYNGEMRKGGRGGGAGSVFRSPGSKEVGACEPGSYYDKTSGQLFSSGGGMAQARHQPGVPPINPSVRAQVPHQFLSPQVPGSVLKQMPPPSGGVGGVGGGIFPPQHIAMLSSIYPHHIQFQLACQLLLQQQPQQQQQQQLLQNQRKFPPNIRQQADPQQLARIMAVLQQQRQQQQHMGGTGGSSKLSPSHLGGSGPKMPMSDTLTHPGLAGSVADLHQKTQGNYSGFGPGVSLSGLELGPMVGGPAGLKDNVGQQSRFKWMMEGHSPAPSPPDSTLHKNGPIAAPLKMRGGSPYSQYEMLGGESLGVPSQGPSDHWHRSPGNKMGAKTGTSSWPPEFQPGVPWKGIQSVDPESDPYMTPGSMLGSSMSSLNDNEHQLLRDNTESNPSFNTLLPSPGAWPYSASESPLNNAHNQAKYTDYKPSWPLEPIGHNKHWKTNRNSSYMSRPPPGLTHQKQPSVSPWSGGGPRMGRGWGGSGGGQENRFGPGSAWSDGGASKGSCWLVLSNLTPQIDGSTLRTICMQHGPLLTFHLGLTQGSALIRYSTRQEAAKAQSALHMCVLGNTTILAEFVSEEEVARYFAHSQTGAGGSGSGGSGAGGVADSGQAGVTGSSGAGAVGTISAGSGERERAGVGSLTSGGSNNGGGTGPSGSSWQSLEGTGSSPDPASAQGAGLSIFAQWSSNGAGGGVGGNTGGVDPGRAGLWGGMTPGYTSSSLWGSPAMEDRHQMSSPAALLPGDLLGGGADSI is encoded by the exons GTtgcagaacaaaaaaataaag TGCCAGAATTGACCAAGCCTCCATCTGCACAGTCTCCTGCCACCCCCAACTCAGCTTCCCCcagccctggccctgtcccttcTTCAACCCCATCCACTGCCACCCCGGCTGCTGGCGCTCTCCCTCAGGGTGGGAACAATGCTAAGCGGCCGGTGGTGGCCAACGGACAGCCCTCCCCCGGCACACAGAATTCTCAGCGCTACATGCCCCGTGAAGTGCCCCCTCGATTCCGTTGCCAGCAGGACCATAAAGTGCTACTGAAGAGGGGCCAGCCACCACTGTCCTCCATGCTGCTGGGGGGAGGCAACAGCGGGGGCGACAGCCCCAATGAAACAGTGGCTTCTGCATCAG ATCCAAGCGAGGGCCCTGTGGGTCCAGCTGCTCCCTCACTGCCCCATACGCCGTCATCCTCATCAATCGCTGCTTCTTCAAATTATGCAAATTCCATGTGGGGGACCAGCTCTGGCAGCCAACCCCTCTCTCAGGGCAGGGAAAAGGTGATAGTGGACCGGTCAGACCTGGAGGAATGGCCTAGTATTGCTGCTGGAGATGGGTCAAAGGTGATGGATACAACAGGTACCGGAGGTGCAGACAGTAGCGGAATTCTGAACTGCAGCACCTCATGGGGTGAGAGGCATCTCCAGCAGCAAGGAAAAGTTGTGGGAGGAGGAAATGGGAGGAAAGGAGTGAATTCTGGCAGCCCCTCCCCACCCGCATCCTCCGGTTCACCAAATGAATGTATGCAGTCTGGTAGTGTTTGGGCTTCATCCTCCCATGAACTCATAGGGGGGAATGCAGTAGCAGCAGGCTCATTGCCCCCAATATCCAAAGTTGCCCCTCTCTCAGTGAGCTCCGATAGCTCCCTTGGTGTTAGCTGTGGGATTCCAGGTGCCAATTTTACCCCTAATGCCAATCCCTCTGCTTGGCCAGCCCTGGGACAGGAAGGAGCTGGGACAGTTGCAACAGAGGGTGGGTCCTCTTCTCTCCAAAGCTCATCTTTGTCTGCCAGCAACCCTCTTTCTGTGAATCAAGCCTCTCATCAGCACCAACTTCACCAAATGCAATCCAGAGACAGAGAGCCACCCTGTGGAGAGTGGGGTGGTGCAGCACTGGAACCAGGAGCAGGACCAAAAAACACAGGGGTGGCAGAGGGGGCTGATATGGACTCTGGAAGCACAGGTGGAGCAGATGGCtccacttcctcttcctcctctgccAGCTCATCATTGTGGAAAGCTCAGCCTTTCCCTGCAATCTCCAAAACAGGTGCCTCAAGGACTGAATCTTGGGAGGATGGAGCAGGAGGGAGCTCTGTGTCTGCTGAAGGCGGGAAAGCCTGGGTTATTACCGGTCAGGATGATCGAGGTGATTTGACTGGGGCAAGTGCGTGGGGAACAGCAAGTGGGGGTCAGACCCCCGGAGTATCTCAGGGAGCGTGGGATGGGGACCATATGTTGGTTGGGGAGTGGGGGGCATCTAGTGGTGTTGGGAGGGTCAGCAATCCAGGTGGGAAGGACGGTTCGAGcagtaacagcagcagcagcggtaGTGCCGGTAAACCGACGACTTCCTCCTCCACACCTTCAACTATGACAAGAGCTTGGGACAATCAGAAAGGAGTTGGGGATGTGGGAGCAGGGGAATCAAGTGAGTGGGGAGGCCAGGGTAGCAGAGGTGGGGGAGGTACATCATCCTCCAGTGGTGGAGGAAACTCTAGAAGTGGCAATCAGCGCCATGGATACCACCGCTCTCATCAACCTCCCAACCCTGAAGTGGCCTTACAGAATCTGCTTAGCCGGTCTGATCTGGACCCCAGAGTGCTGTCCAACTCTGGTTGGGGTCAGAAGCAAATCCGGCAGAATGTGGCATGGGATTTGGAGGGAGGTGGCGGAGCAGCAGCACCAGGTGGAGCAGACTCCTCACCTACAATGAGTGCACCTGCCCACGCTCAACCGTACTCTGGTTCTTCTGGTACCACAACTACTGATCTATCTTCCTCCTCTCTGCTCCAAGGTGCAGCTCTGAATGCCAACTTAAACTCCAACTCCATCCTCGGGCCAGCCGCTGTTTCACATGGTGAAGTTTGGGATAACAGTAGTAGCAACACCAGTTCTTCTTTGCATGCCCGAGGCCCTCCACCCTCGGGTGTCAATATCCAAAACCCTGGCGTCTCACAATCTGTAGGTGGAGTAGGTAGTTCAGCTGGTGGACAAGGCAAGCCATCTGGGGGTTGGGGAGGGACTGCTTCATCAGAAGGCCAAGCGAAAAGTTGGGACAGCGAGGGACATGATTGGCGAGGACAAAGCTCCTCAGGTGGGTGGGGAAATTTCCAAACACAGGGTACTCCATCAACTGGAGGAAGTGGCTGGGGAGACATTCAAGAGGTTAAAGTAACAGACAGTTGGAAAGAAAAGAGACAGGGGGATGCAGGCAATTGGGGAACAAGAGGAAGCAGCGACTGGGTGGAGAATGAGCCCATATCATGCAGTGGGAGCTGGGGGGATGGGAAGAGTGGTGGAGGTACTAGTGGGGACTCAGAAGTGGGTACATGGGGTAATTGGGATGAGGAACCTGCAAGAGGGTCATGGGGAACTGGAGGTACAGGGGTGGGTAGAGAAATGGGTGGCAAATCTCACCAAGGCTGGGGTGGGAAGATGCACCCATCACAGATGCCAAACAGCCAGTCGGCCTCACAGAAAGGCCCGGcacaacagcagcaacaacaatcACAGCCTCAATCGTGTCAGTCAGTGGACACAGGGGCCATGCAAGGGGGCTGGGGAAGAGCAGCAGGTCCTTCAGCCCAGAGCCAAAGTTCAGGGTGGACTTCAGGGCCCATACCCAATATTTCCAGTAGCCCTATAGACAATTTAGAGCCTAGTGGTTGGGAGGAGCCTTCTCCACAGTCCATCAACAGGAAAATGGAGATTGATGATGGAACATCTGCTTGGGGTGACCCCAGCAGCTACAACAAAACTGTCAACTTGTGGGATAAGAACAATGCCCCATCTGGCCAGGCACAATCAGTGTCCCCTCAGCAAGGACCCCCAACCTTACAGCAGCAGCCACCTGGAAGAATGCTAACAGGCCTCGGGAATAGGGACATGAACCTTGCACATTCAACAAACAAGGGGCCAGTAGTAG CTTCCTCTGGATGGGGAGGTAGTGGCTCTCCTTCCAGTCCATGTGTGGACAACGGAACTGCAGCCTGGGGTAAACCTACTGATGCACCCACTAGTTTGGGCAACCCCGATGACACCGGCAAGGCATCAAGTTGGGGGGACCCCTCTCCCAATCCAGTGAAATCTG GTTCAAAGTCTATGCAAGATGGTTGGGGTGAAGGAGAGGGCTCAGTCAGTGCTTCACGTCACTCCAGCtgggatgaggaggaagagagtgGTTGTGTATGGAATAGCACTGGTTCCCAAGGCAGTAGCTCATCCTACAACTCTGGAGGCTGGGGAGCCAAGAAGGGCAACAAG GGTTCCTTGAAGGGTGCGGGAGACTCTTGGATGAACCCAATGACAAGACAGTTTTCAAACATGGGAATTCTG GGAGAGGACCACAGTGGTCGTTCTTTGGATCTGGCCCCTGGTCCTCCGCAGGACAAAAAGATGGAAGCAGAGAAGCGTGGCATGGGCTTAAATGAGTACAATGGAGAGATGCGTAAAGGAGGACGTGGAGGGGGAGCAGGATCAGTCTTCCGTTCACCTGGTTCCAAAGAGGTGGGGGCATGTGAACCTGGGTCTTACTATGACAAG ACGAGTGGTCAGTTGTTTAGTAGCGGAGGTGGGATGGCACAAGCCAGGCACCAACCAGGGGTACCTCCTATCAACCCATCAGTACGAGCGCAAGTGCCTCATCAGTTCCTGTCACCGCAG GTGCCAGGCTCTGTGCTGAAGCAGATGCCTCCTCCCAGTGGAGGTGTTGGGGGTGTTGGGGGAGGCATCTTTCCTCCACAGCACATTGCCATGCTCAGCAGCATATATCCCCATCATATTCAGTTCCAACTG GCCTGCCAGCTGCTACTTCAACAGCAaccacagcaacaacaacaacagcagctgcTGCAGAACCAGCGCAAGTTCCCCCCAAACATACGTCAACAGGCAGACCCACAACAA CTTGCTAGAATCATGGCTGTTCTCCAGCAGCAGAGACAACAGCAGCAGCATATGGGAGGTACAGGAGGCAGCTCCAAACTCTCTCCTTCTCACCTTGGTGGTAGTGGCCCAAAGATGCCAATGTCAGACACCCTCACACACCCTGGCTTGGCAGGATCTGTGGCAGACCTGCATCAAAAAACACAAGGAAATTATTCTG GGTTTGGGCCTGGAGTGAGCCTCTCTGGTCTGGAATTGGGTCCCATGGTTGGTGGCCCAGCTGGGCTTAAAGACAATGTGGGGCAGCAGTCTCGTTTCAAGTGGATGATGGAAGGTCATTCCCCAGCCCCGTCACCTCCTGATAGCACTCTCCATAAAAATG GTCCCATCGCTGCTCCCCTCAAAATGAGAGGTGGTTCCCCATACTCCCAGTATGAGATGCTGGGAGGTGAGAGTTTGGGTGTGCCTTCACAAGGGCCGTCAGATCACTGGCACAGAAGTCCTGGAAACAAGATGGGCGCCAAGACTGGCACATCCAGCTGGCCTCCAG AGTTCCAGCCAGGAGTGCCTTGGAAAGGAATTCAGAGCGTGGACCCTGAATCTGATCCTTACATGACCCCTGGAAGTATGCTGGGCTCATCAATGTCAAGCCTGAACGACAACGAGCACCAGTTGCTAAGAGACAACACAG AATCAAATCCCTCCTTCAACACCTTGCTGCCTTCACCTGGTGCCTGGCCCTACAGTGCCTCAGAGAGCCCCCTCAACAATGCACACAACCAAG CTAAGTACACAGACTACAAGCCCAGCTGGCCACTTGAGCCAATAGGACACAACAAACATTGGAAGACCAATCGCAACAGCTCTTATATGTCACGCCCACCTCCTGGACTGACCCACCAGAAACAGCCCTCCGTTTCTCCTTGGTCAGGAGGAGGCCCACGAATGGGTAGAGGCTGGGGTGGCTCTGGAGGCGGCCAAGAAAACCGATTTGGGCCTG GTTCTGCGTGGAGTGATGGAGGAGCCTCTAAGGGGAGCTGCTGGCTGGTGTTGAGTAATCTTACCCCTCAG ATTGATGGCTCCACTTTGAGGACTATCTGTATGCAGCATGGTCCGCTTTTGACCTTTCACCTCGGTTTGACTCAAGGCAGTGCTCTGATTCGCTACAGTACACGCCAAGAAGCAGCCAAAGCTCAGAGCGCACTTCACAT GTGTGTTTTAGGTAACACCACAATCCTTGCCGAGTTTGTGAGTGAGGAAGAGGTTGCTCGCTATTTTGCACATTCCCAGACTGGAGCTGGCGGAAGCGGCAGTGGAGGCAGCGGAGCCGGTGGTGTGGCTGACTCCGGGCAGGCAGGCGTGACGGGGTCATCGGGGGCCGGGGCTGTGGGTACCATCAGCGCTGGGAGTGGCGAGCGAGAACGGGCTGGAGTAGGAAGTTTGACGTCAGGAGGAAGCAACAACGGCGGCGGAACCGGGCCCTCTGGATCTTCCTGGCAGAGTTTGGAAGGTACGGGCAGCTCCCCTGACCCAGCCTCTGCCCAGGGAGCAGGCCTAAGTATTTTCGCCCAGTGGAGCAGCAATGGTGCTGGTGGCGGCGTGGGAGGCAACACGGGCGGCGTTGATCCTGGCAGGGCGGGGTTGTGGGGCGGCATGACTCCAGGGTACACAAGCAGCAGTCTGTGGGGGTCTCCAGCCATGGAAGATCGGCACCAGATGAGCAGCCCTGCAGCGCTGCTGCCTGGAGACCTGCTGGGAGGAGGTGCAGACTCTATCTGA